The proteins below are encoded in one region of Homo sapiens chromosome 2, GRCh38.p14 Primary Assembly:
- the ATP6V1E2 gene encoding V-type proton ATPase subunit E 2 isoform X1: MALSDVDVKKQIKHMMAFIEQEANEKAEEIDAKAEEEFNIEKGRLVQTQRLKIMEYYEKKEKQIEQQKKILMSTMRNQARLKVLRARNDLISDLLSEAKLRLSRIVEDPEVYQGLLDKLVLQGLLRLLEPVMIVRCRPQDLLLVEAAVQKAIPEYMTISQKHVEVQIDKEAYLAVNAAGGVEVYSGNQRIKVSNTLESRLDLSAKQKMPEIRMALFGANTNRKFFI; encoded by the coding sequence ATGGCCCTGAGTGATGTCGATGTGAAAAAGCAGATTAAGCACATGATGGCTTTCATTGAGCAGGAAGCCAATGAGAAAGCAGAGGAAATCGATGCCAAGGCTGAGGAAGAGTTTAACATTGAGAAAGGACGCCTCGTGCAAACCCAACGACTGAAGATTATGGAGTATTATGAGAAAAAGGAGAAGCAGATAGAGCAGCAGAAGAAAATCCTGATGTCCACCATGAGGAATCAGGCGAGGCTGAAAGTCCTGAGAGCCCGAAATGACCTCATCTCAGATTTGCTCAGTGAGGCGAAGCTGAGACTCAGCAGGATTGTGGAGGACCCAGAGGTCTACCAGGGGCTGCTGGATAAACTGGTGCTCCAGGGTCTGCTCCGACTGCTGGAACCTGTGATGATTGTACGCTGCCGGCCACAAGACCTCCTCCTGGTGGAGGCTGCTGTACAAAAAGCCATCCCCGAGTACATGACAATTTCCCAGAAACATGTGGAGGTCCAGATTGATAAAGAGGCATACCTGGCTGTGAATGCAGCTGGAGGTGTGGAGGTCTACAGTGGCAATCAGAGAATAAAGGTTTCAAATACCTTGGAAAGCCGACTGGATCTCTCAGCCAAGCAAAAGATGCCAGAAATACGAATGGCCTTGTTTGGTGCTAACACCAACAGAAAGTTCTTTATATAA